A single Phoenix dactylifera cultivar Barhee BC4 chromosome 1, palm_55x_up_171113_PBpolish2nd_filt_p, whole genome shotgun sequence DNA region contains:
- the LOC103695780 gene encoding heavy metal-associated isoprenylated plant protein 43-like, which yields MGKKTIVLKVTMTCKTSFMLRAVGKLEGIDEMTVDMEKGTLTVIGIVDPVCIVRVLKKIKVAVSIESVNPYKPPAPPKPPEKPKEKPKPCPPPCPPPCPPPCPPPCRSVPCCCGTCPPPCAPPCPPPWCRSVPCRCGTCPPPFPLPCGLVPCRCGTCLSGYHSMGYEDPSWCTIV from the exons ATG GGCAAGAAGACGATCGTGTTAAAGGTCACCATGACgtgcaagacaagcttcatgcTGAGGGCTGTCGGCAAGCTTGAAG GCATCGACGAGATGACGGTGGATATGGAGAAAGGCACGCTGACGGTGATCGGAATTGTCGACCCGGTGTGCATAGTGAGGGTGTTGAAGAAGATCAAGGTGGCCGTCAGCATCGAATCCGTTAACCCTTACAAGCCCCCGGCTCCCCCAAAACCCCCGGAGAAACCCAAAGAGAAACCTAAGCCGTGCCCGCCGCCGTGCCCACCGCCATGTCCGCCGCCCTGCCCGCCGCCGTGCCGGTCGGTGCCATGCTGCTGTGGCACGTGCCCACCACCATGCGCACCGCCATGTCCGCCGCCCTGGTGCCGGTCGGTGCCATGCCGCTGTGGCACGTGCCCACCACCATTCCCGCTGCCGTGCGGGTTGGTGCCATGCCGCTGTGGCACGTGCCTTTCCGGCTACCATTCCATGGGCTACGAAGACCCCAGTTGGTGCACCATCGTCTAA
- the LOC120104203 gene encoding calcium-dependent protein kinase 8-like yields MVVEIPAEYEIGPEIGRGGSASCIDASRRRPARRLPSSPSRRPSSLTLLTASASSGRPRVPRLPHATQVHAVYEDEAWLHAVELCPGLDLFDRISRRVAHRGIKPDNVLYDERGHLKLVDLGSAECFEDGW; encoded by the coding sequence ATGGTGGTTGAGATCCCTGCGGAATACGAGATCGGACCAGAGATCGGACGGGGAGGTTCGGCATCATGTATTGATGCATCGCGACGGAGACCAGCAAGGCGTTTGCCATCAAGTCCATCGAGAAGGCCCTCCTCTCTGACATTGTTGACTGCGAGTGCGTCAAGCGGAAGGCCAAGAGTGCCCCGCTTGCCGCACGCCACCCAGGTGCACGCGGTGTACGAGGACGAGGCGTGGCTCCACGCGGTGGAGCTGTGCCCGGGGCTAGACCTCTTCGACCGGATTAGCCGCCGGGTGGCACACCGGGGCATCAAGCCGGACAACGTGCTTTATGATGAGCGGGGGCACCTGAAGCTTGTGGACTTGGGGTCGGCGGAGTGCTTCGAGGACGGGTGGTGA